From a single Candidatus Zixiibacteriota bacterium genomic region:
- a CDS encoding carboxypeptidase M32, with translation MNAQEVYNELIREIKEISLLGSCYGVLEWDHRVNMPPMGAEIRAQMTSLLAGMMHEKFVSPQVGEMISAVEESDLVKDPLSVEAVNIRELRYMYDKEIKLPKDLVEEIEKTTALAHNEWAAARKASDFKIFEPWLKKIVDLTKKKAEAYGYEGEPYNALLDNYEPGATVDEVADVFEKLRVELVELLVKIKDAPEKPKVSIVEQPYDIARQKIFGEMVADRIGYDFNQGRLDVATHPFSAGFGPGDSRITTRYNPNHINEALFGTIHETGHALYMMGIDQKTHFGTPMGKSISLGIHESQSRMWENMVGRSKSFWKYFFPIAKSIFREPLNGVTLDDFYGAVNNVAPSFIRVEADEVTYNLHILLRFEMERALLNGDVKIADAAKEWNERFEKYFGIKVDKDANGCLQDIHWSSGYIGYFPTYALGNIYAAQFFAQAKKDISDLEQRFEQGDFLTLREWLRENIHIHGQKYRAQDLCRNLTGEGLSHIPLVKYLNEKFGEIYGL, from the coding sequence ATGAACGCACAGGAAGTTTATAATGAACTGATAAGGGAAATAAAAGAAATCAGTCTGCTCGGTTCATGTTATGGTGTGCTCGAATGGGATCATCGAGTTAATATGCCACCTATGGGGGCGGAAATTCGCGCGCAGATGACAAGCCTTTTGGCCGGAATGATGCATGAGAAATTTGTTTCGCCCCAGGTCGGTGAAATGATATCGGCCGTTGAAGAGTCGGACCTTGTCAAGGATCCTTTATCGGTAGAAGCGGTGAATATTCGCGAGCTGCGCTATATGTATGATAAAGAAATCAAACTGCCCAAGGATTTGGTTGAAGAGATCGAAAAAACAACCGCCCTGGCTCACAATGAATGGGCGGCCGCCCGCAAGGCAAGTGATTTCAAAATATTTGAGCCTTGGCTGAAAAAAATAGTCGATCTGACTAAGAAAAAAGCGGAAGCCTACGGTTATGAAGGCGAGCCGTATAACGCCCTATTGGATAATTATGAACCGGGAGCGACAGTTGACGAAGTTGCTGATGTTTTTGAAAAATTACGCGTGGAACTGGTTGAATTGCTGGTCAAAATAAAAGATGCTCCCGAAAAACCGAAGGTATCGATTGTCGAACAACCGTATGATATCGCCAGGCAGAAAATTTTTGGAGAAATGGTCGCCGACAGGATAGGGTATGATTTTAATCAAGGCCGTCTTGATGTAGCAACGCATCCTTTTTCGGCAGGATTTGGCCCGGGTGATTCGAGAATCACGACTCGTTATAACCCTAACCATATCAATGAAGCACTATTCGGAACAATTCACGAAACCGGGCATGCTTTATACATGATGGGAATAGACCAAAAAACCCATTTTGGAACCCCAATGGGTAAGTCAATTTCTTTGGGAATTCATGAGTCGCAGTCTCGAATGTGGGAAAATATGGTCGGGCGCTCTAAATCGTTTTGGAAATATTTTTTCCCAATTGCCAAGTCGATTTTCAGAGAGCCCTTAAACGGAGTCACTCTCGATGATTTTTATGGAGCTGTTAATAATGTTGCGCCGTCGTTCATCCGCGTCGAAGCCGACGAAGTAACTTATAACCTGCATATTCTTTTGCGATTTGAAATGGAACGGGCTCTGTTAAACGGCGACGTCAAAATCGCCGACGCCGCCAAGGAATGGAACGAACGCTTTGAGAAGTACTTTGGGATAAAAGTGGACAAAGACGCCAATGGCTGTCTGCAGGATATTCATTGGTCTTCCGGTTATATCGGGTATTTCCCGACTTATGCGCTGGGGAATATTTATGCGGCCCAATTCTTTGCCCAGGCCAAAAAAGATATTTCCGATCTTGAACAACGGTTTGAGCAGGGAGATTTCTTGACTTTGCGGGAATGGTTAAGAGAGAATATTCATATTCACGGCCAGAAATACCGGGCCCAGGATTTATGCAGGAATCTAACCGGTGAAGGATTATCCCATATTCCTCTCGTTAAATACTTAAACGAGAAATTTGGTGAGATTTACGGATTATAG